Proteins encoded by one window of Branchiostoma floridae strain S238N-H82 chromosome 6, Bfl_VNyyK, whole genome shotgun sequence:
- the LOC118418683 gene encoding uncharacterized protein LOC118418683, protein MDANGYSRPRKWPVEEEARYMFSYPRPPSQASTRTTIDMKGYVPMARLPRYPGALDDRHSSKKESYMTGASEFGTFRSIGSNTQGQSRPVSDIGYVEMKSEEPEYINVPNVKYNKGEGVHGAASMDYHIPVPRVLGQAKNVFEHHVYVNVPPRSRLTSGGIECSPGSCSSGVSHMSEFSPEFVSHSPGVSDVSRCSPEFVSHFPGVSDVSGCSPEFVSHFPGVSDVSGCSPEFVSRSLGVRDVSGCSPEFVSHSPGVRNVSGCSPEFVSRSLGVSDSESSPGLQSQPPMCDTALLRSTSSQNEEFDSRDMTGAGHLEEEPDSWADYRHVDMEPVVGGRCYHANPRHFDELEEQGYKCIVCVNQTNASRAFGMCGTYELKVDMVTPAIILTPREGSTTSITWPLHYIRRYGTDGNGIFRVEAGRRCYPGPGIFNFRVLSGNSQDILDKVELASEMHLNLSD, encoded by the exons ATGGACGCAAACGGATACTCCCGTCCGCGGAAATGGCCTGTTGAGGAAGAGGCCAGGTATATGTTTTCATATCCAAGGCCACCTTCGCAAGCCAGTACTCGCACAACGATCGACATGAAGGGATATGTTCCCATGGCCAGGCTGCCTCGCTATCCCGGTGCGCTTGACGACAGGCACAGCAGTAAGAAAGAAAGCTACATGACTGGAGCAAGTGAGTTCGGCACTTTCCGCAGCATTGGATCTAATACACAAGGGCAAAGTCGTCCTGTGTCCGATATTGGATATGTTGAAATGAAGTCAGAGGAACCTGAATACATTAACGTGCCCAATGTGAAATACAACAAGGGAGAAGGAGTTCATGGTGCAGCTTCAATGGACTATCACATCCCAGTGCCCAGGGTTCTTGGACAGgccaaaaatgtttttgagcACCACGTGTACGTCAACGTCCCCCCGCGGTCTCGTCTGACTAGCGGCGGGATAGAGTGTTCTCCGGGTTCATGTTCTTCTGGAGTCAGTCATATGTCAGAGTTTTCTCCGGAGTTTGTTTCACATTCTCCGGGAGTCAGCGATGTGTCCAGGTGTTCTCCGGAGTTTGTTTCACATTTTCCTGGAGTCAGTGATGTGTCAGGGTGTTCTCCGGAGTTTGTTTCACATTTTCCTGGAGTCAGTGATGTATCAGGGTGTTCTCCGGAGTTTGTTTCACGCTCTCTTGGTGTCAGGGATGTGTCAGGGTGTTCTCCGGAGTTTGTTTCACATTCTCCTGGAGTCAGGAATGTGTCAGGGTGTTCTCCGGAGTTTGTTTCACGCTCTCTTGGAGTCAGTGACTCAGAGAGTTCTCCGGGGCTCCAGTCACAGCCGCCTATGTGTGACACAGCCCTTCTCCGCTCGACATCATCTCAAAACGAGGAGTTTGACAGCAGGGACATGACAGGAGCAGGACACTTGGAGGAGGAACCGGATTCATGGGCTGACTACCGTCATGTCGACATGGAGCCGGTCGTAGGAGGGCGCTGCTACCATGCCAATCCGCGGCATTTTGACGAGCTAGAGGAGCAAG GTTACAAATGCATCGTCTGCGTCAACCAGACCAACGCCTCCCGAGCGTTCGGCATGTGCGGAACGTACGAACTGAAAGTGGACATGGTGACCCCAGCCATCATCCTAACGCCCCGTGAGGGGTCAACAACCTCCATCACCTGGCCTCTCCACTACATCCGTCGGTATGGCACAGATGGGAACGGCATCTTCCGTGTGGAGGCTGGGAGACGTTGTTATCCTGGCCCAGGGATTTTCAACTTCAGAGTCCTTTCTGGGAACAGTCAGGACATACTGGACAAAGTCGAGCTGGCAAGTGAGATGCACTTGAACTTGTCGGATTAA
- the LOC118418682 gene encoding uncharacterized protein LOC118418682 isoform X2 codes for MQAGSGHRRAASAGSEVRLLRETASQLRRELVESRAETQKATDRLHTLIGLVKRAWSGDETAAVHVANIVGVAPPSFHPDTTAKGNLGTRMSGDQEEKSFRLTALPKSRAVNNWALLTIRVLNREYCMLEEELRQQQHQYLHRREMFMNEQLQDKPASGKRPTLQDDSIHSLVDLFIEPTYSAKKNKLKEVNRMRERAGSVGEDSEKYYQSFSERYPKQPDLYSASEILDQRKRPVSAKELKEKDAMRARPKSGVKQQSKNKSEVPDKARPSSAQVFLTQKRESNPVLTKNELKENKKSNTTKRPVVKKSEQAEAFAKELVRMEEMEREFKKTTKMLQQRLGISGEGEV; via the exons ATGCAGGCAGGGTCAGGGCACAGGCGTGCAGCGAGCGCTGGTTCGGAAGTGCGGTTGCTCCGAGAAACGGCGTCGCAGCTGAGGAGAGAACTGGTTGAAAGTCGAGCCGAGACGCAGAAAGCTACAGATAGGCTACACACCCTCATCGGTCTTGTGAAGAG GGCGTGGTCAGGGGATGAAACTGCTGCGGTGCATGTAGCAAATATTGTAG GTGTAGCCCCACCTTCCTTTCATCCGGATACAACAGCAAAGGGGAACTTAGGGACAAGAATGTCTGGGGACCAGGAAGAGAAGAGCTTCAGACTCACAGCTCTACCGaag TCCAGAGCGGTGAACAACTGGGCGTTGCTGACAATCCGTGTGCTGAACAGAGAGTACTGCATGCTGGAGGAAGAGCTGAGACAACAGCAGCACCAGTATCTGCACAGGAGGGAGATGTTCATGAACGAACAACTGCAGGACAA ACCGGCATCAGGGAAACGACCAACGCTACAGGACGACAGCATTCACTCCCTGGTCGACCTGTTCATCGAGCCCACCTACAGTGCCAAGAAAAACAAGCTGAAGGAGGTCAATAGAATGAGg GAAAGGGCAGGAAGTGTTGGAGAAGATTCAGAGAAATACTATCAGAGCTTCTCAGAGAGATACCCAAAG CAACCAGACTTGTACAGTGCTAGTGAAATACTGGACCAGCGGAAGCGCCCAGTCAGTGCCAAGGAGCTGAAAGAAAAAGATGCCATGAGGGCCAGACCCAAGTCTGGAG TTAAACAGCAAAGCAAGAACAAGAGTGAGGTGCCAGACAAAGCCAGACCCTCCTCAGCCCAGGTCTTCCTGACTCAGAAACGAGAGTCCAACCCAGTTCTCACCAAGAACGAACTGAAGGAGAACAAGAAATCCAACACTACAAAGCGACCAGTGGTGAAGAAAAGTGAGCAAGCTGAGGCATTTGCTAAAGAGCTGGTGCGTATGgaggagatggagagagagtTTAAGAAGACGACAAAGATGCTGCAACAGAGACTTGGTATCTCAGGAGAAGGGGAGGTGTGA
- the LOC118418682 gene encoding uncharacterized protein LOC118418682 isoform X1, with translation MQAGSGHRRAASAGSEVRLLRETASQLRRELVESRAETQKATDRLHTLIGLVKRAWSGDETAAVHVANIVGVAPPSFHPDTTAKGNLGTRMSGDQEEKSFRLTALPKSRAVNNWALLTIRVLNREYCMLEEELRQQQHQYLHRREMFMNEQLQDNPSKVRISSAKKRPTLGDVGRLGTPTDKLNTATAPPPSPEATKPPLPHGRSPSHGHLYRPASGKRPTLQDDSIHSLVDLFIEPTYSAKKNKLKEVNRMRERAGSVGEDSEKYYQSFSERYPKQPDLYSASEILDQRKRPVSAKELKEKDAMRARPKSGVKQQSKNKSEVPDKARPSSAQVFLTQKRESNPVLTKNELKENKKSNTTKRPVVKKSEQAEAFAKELVRMEEMEREFKKTTKMLQQRLGISGEGEV, from the exons ATGCAGGCAGGGTCAGGGCACAGGCGTGCAGCGAGCGCTGGTTCGGAAGTGCGGTTGCTCCGAGAAACGGCGTCGCAGCTGAGGAGAGAACTGGTTGAAAGTCGAGCCGAGACGCAGAAAGCTACAGATAGGCTACACACCCTCATCGGTCTTGTGAAGAG GGCGTGGTCAGGGGATGAAACTGCTGCGGTGCATGTAGCAAATATTGTAG GTGTAGCCCCACCTTCCTTTCATCCGGATACAACAGCAAAGGGGAACTTAGGGACAAGAATGTCTGGGGACCAGGAAGAGAAGAGCTTCAGACTCACAGCTCTACCGaag TCCAGAGCGGTGAACAACTGGGCGTTGCTGACAATCCGTGTGCTGAACAGAGAGTACTGCATGCTGGAGGAAGAGCTGAGACAACAGCAGCACCAGTATCTGCACAGGAGGGAGATGTTCATGAACGAACAACTGCAGGACAA TCCAAGCAAAGTGAGAATATCATCAGCCAAGAAGAGACCAACACTGGGAGATGTGGGCAGACTTGGAACACCAACAGACAAACTGAACACAGCCACAGCACCCCCTCCT AGCCCAGAGGCCACCAAACCGCCCCTCCCCCATGGTCGCTCCCCATCACATGGTCACCTGTACAGACCGGCATCAGGGAAACGACCAACGCTACAGGACGACAGCATTCACTCCCTGGTCGACCTGTTCATCGAGCCCACCTACAGTGCCAAGAAAAACAAGCTGAAGGAGGTCAATAGAATGAGg GAAAGGGCAGGAAGTGTTGGAGAAGATTCAGAGAAATACTATCAGAGCTTCTCAGAGAGATACCCAAAG CAACCAGACTTGTACAGTGCTAGTGAAATACTGGACCAGCGGAAGCGCCCAGTCAGTGCCAAGGAGCTGAAAGAAAAAGATGCCATGAGGGCCAGACCCAAGTCTGGAG TTAAACAGCAAAGCAAGAACAAGAGTGAGGTGCCAGACAAAGCCAGACCCTCCTCAGCCCAGGTCTTCCTGACTCAGAAACGAGAGTCCAACCCAGTTCTCACCAAGAACGAACTGAAGGAGAACAAGAAATCCAACACTACAAAGCGACCAGTGGTGAAGAAAAGTGAGCAAGCTGAGGCATTTGCTAAAGAGCTGGTGCGTATGgaggagatggagagagagtTTAAGAAGACGACAAAGATGCTGCAACAGAGACTTGGTATCTCAGGAGAAGGGGAGGTGTGA